From Camarhynchus parvulus chromosome 10, STF_HiC, whole genome shotgun sequence, one genomic window encodes:
- the AAGAB gene encoding alpha- and gamma-adaptin-binding protein p34 encodes MAAAARPLALLASCAAGFAPEELVKRITGKDDLTVGAITSGRVNFYPWTIDNKYYSADIHLCVVPNTFHVTGEIAEAVQAFVVYFDSTTKTGLEGVSEWLPLTEEWLPEVMILVCDRVSENGVNRQKAQEWCIKHGFELVELSPEELPDEDDDFPESTGVKRIVQALNANVWSNVVMKGDRTQGFGLLSTLAGANRSRGCEETPETESNPYPGDREESQSDGGEDGAGTHSLEPDSAADPMLDMDIQELASLTTRDGDLENFERLFSKLKEMKDKAATLPHEQRKLHAEKVAKAFWMAIGGDRDEIEGLSSDEEN; translated from the exons atggcggcggcagcgcggccgcTGGCTCTGCTCGCCAGCTGTGCCGCGGGCTTCGCGCCCGAGGAGCTCGTCAAAC GTATCACAGGAAAAGATGACCTTACTGTGGGTGCAATAACAAGTGGAAGAGTGAATTTCTACCCCTGGACGATAGATAACAAATATTATTCTGCAGATATCCACCTCTGTGTGGtcccaaacacattccacgtGACTGGAGAGATCGCTGAGGCTGTGCAGGCATTTGTGGTGTACTTTGACAGCACAACA AAAACTGGACTGGAGGGCGTCTCTGAATGGCTGCCCCTGACAGAAGAGTGGCTGCCAGAAGTGATGATTCTGGTTTGTGACAGAGTGTCTGAGAACG GTGTAAACAGACAGAAAGCTCAAGAATGGTGCATCAAGCATGGCTTTGAGCTGGTagagctcagccctgaggagctgcctgaTGAAGATG ATGATTTCCCCGAGTCCACGGGAGTGAAGCGCATCGTGCAGGCCCTCAACGCCAACGTGTGGTCCAACGTGGTGATGAAGGGTG ACAGGACCCAGGGCTTTGGTCTCCTCAGCACCTTGGCAGGAGCAAACAGGAGCCGTGGCTGTGAAGAGACCCCGGAGACAGAA TCCAACCCATACCCAGGAGACAGGGAAGAATCTCAGTCAGATGGtggagaggatggagctggcacacacagcctggagcctgacagtgctgcag ATCCCATGCTGGATATGGACATCCAGGAGCTGGCCAGCCTGACCACGAGGGATGGGGACCTGGAGAACTTCGAAAGGCTCTTCTCAAagctgaaagaaatgaaag aCAAAGCTGCCACGCTGCCTCACGAACAGAGGAAGCTGCACGCAGAGAAG GTGGCCAAAGCCTTCTGGATGGCAATTGGAGGAGACAGGGATGAGATTGAAGGTCTCTCCTCGGATGAAGAAAACTGA